In a single window of the Amycolatopsis sp. cg5 genome:
- a CDS encoding adenylosuccinate lyase family protein encodes MTDFGILAPGWAGTGVDELVSDLAWVQAMLDAEAALARAQAELGVIPAEAARVIVAACSADRLDLRGLAAGVYATANPVVALVAQLTAVVESMDDYAVDYVHRGSTSQDILDSAMMLVTSRVFARILTELRSCAEGMAELARQHRRTPMAGRTLTQHAVPITFGLKASVWLKLVLDTIERVERVVLPASLGGAAGTLSAYGEYAAQAGVRGGIELIEPFARHLGLEPSVPWHSIRTPIADIAGALVFVAGALGKFALDVQVLTRTEIGEVAEPSAPGRGASSAMPQKHNPVYSTLIMTAARQIPAYALVLYQSMVVEDERSAGGWHAEWQPLREILRLAAGAATNAAALAGGLRVQPETMRDNLALTGSALVSEKLGAVLAPLLGKAPAKKLLTRLIEESAATGADLVDLLASELPQLDPAAVRDLLDPAQYVGDAPALTDLVLRTHIT; translated from the coding sequence ATGACGGACTTCGGCATTCTGGCACCCGGCTGGGCGGGCACGGGCGTCGACGAGCTGGTCAGCGACCTCGCGTGGGTGCAGGCCATGCTCGACGCCGAGGCCGCGCTCGCGCGTGCGCAGGCCGAGCTCGGCGTGATCCCGGCCGAGGCGGCTCGTGTCATCGTCGCCGCCTGCTCGGCGGACCGGCTCGACCTGCGCGGGCTGGCCGCCGGGGTGTACGCGACGGCCAACCCGGTCGTCGCGCTGGTCGCCCAGCTGACCGCGGTGGTGGAGTCGATGGACGACTACGCCGTCGACTACGTGCACCGCGGCAGCACGAGCCAGGACATCCTCGACTCGGCCATGATGCTGGTCACCTCCAGGGTCTTCGCCCGGATATTGACCGAGCTCAGGTCATGCGCGGAAGGGATGGCCGAGCTCGCGCGGCAGCACCGGCGCACCCCGATGGCGGGCCGCACGCTGACCCAGCACGCGGTGCCGATCACGTTCGGGCTCAAGGCCTCGGTCTGGCTCAAGCTGGTGCTGGACACGATCGAGCGCGTCGAGCGCGTGGTGCTGCCCGCGTCACTGGGCGGCGCGGCCGGCACCTTGTCGGCCTATGGCGAATACGCGGCACAGGCCGGTGTCCGCGGCGGGATCGAGCTGATCGAACCGTTCGCGCGGCACCTCGGGCTGGAGCCGTCCGTGCCGTGGCACAGCATCCGCACCCCGATCGCGGACATCGCGGGCGCGCTGGTCTTCGTGGCCGGTGCGCTCGGGAAGTTCGCGCTCGACGTCCAGGTGCTGACCAGGACCGAGATCGGCGAGGTCGCCGAGCCGTCCGCGCCGGGACGTGGCGCTTCTTCGGCCATGCCGCAGAAGCACAACCCGGTGTACTCGACGCTGATCATGACCGCGGCGCGGCAGATCCCGGCGTACGCGCTGGTGCTGTACCAGAGCATGGTCGTCGAGGACGAGCGGTCGGCGGGCGGCTGGCACGCGGAATGGCAGCCACTGCGGGAAATCCTGCGACTGGCCGCCGGAGCCGCGACCAACGCCGCCGCGCTGGCGGGCGGTCTGCGAGTGCAGCCCGAAACCATGCGGGACAACCTGGCGCTGACCGGCAGCGCCCTCGTGTCGGAGAAGCTCGGCGCGGTGCTCGCACCGTTGCTGGGCAAGGCGCCGGCGAAGAAACTCCTCACCCGGCTCATCGAGGAATCGGCCGCGACCGGCGCCGACCTGGTCGACCTGCTGGCGTCGGAACTGCCGCAGCTCGACCCCGCCGCCGTCCGTGACCTGCTCGACCCGGCCCAGTACGTCGGCGACGCCCCGGCGCTCACCGACCTGGTCCTCCGTACTCACATCACCTGA
- a CDS encoding FAD/NAD(P)-binding protein, protein MELCIIGAGPRGLSVLERLCANARDRDPTQHVTVHVIDPHILGGSNVWRTSQSTELLMNTVASQITMFADDSVDCAGPVVAGPSLHDWARFVHTFAGKVPEWVEKEAKRLGPDSYPSRAFYGHYLQWVLRHLLKTTVDHLSIELHALTATSLSDDSDGTQTVTLSDGSTLESLDAVVLTQGHLPSIPTENESTLADYSARQGLDYVPPINPADLDLGFLEPGQPTILRGLGLNFFDYMALLTVGRGGEFSRDGNGKLVYHASGAEPRIITGSRRGIPYHARGENQKGPYGRHDAMFLTADVVAGFRQRASRGHRANFRTEVWPLIDREIRAVYYSTLLTERHCGCDADTFLRRYRALEIEDAGDANRFDPFTRIESQAEESLLERSGIAPEERWDWHAISKPYGEKKFANAAEYREWLIPYLSNDVKEAKRGNVSSPLKAALDVMRDLRNEIRLIVDHSGLSGDSYRDDLLGWYTPFNAFVSIGPPARRIEELVALIEADVIEMVGPGMIVETPDDGLGFQVGSSEIPEQVIRATALIEARLPEPDLRRTTDPLMGSLLARGEARVYRIPSNSGGHYQTGGLAVSNRPYNLVGAARQPHPRRFAFGVPTEAVHWVTAAGIRPGVNSVIVADADAVARASLSAASLRFSQAAGL, encoded by the coding sequence ATGGAACTCTGCATCATCGGTGCCGGGCCAAGAGGCCTCTCCGTCCTGGAAAGACTGTGCGCCAACGCCCGTGATCGCGACCCGACCCAGCACGTGACCGTCCACGTCATCGACCCGCACATCCTCGGCGGCAGCAACGTCTGGCGCACTTCGCAGTCCACCGAACTGCTGATGAACACCGTCGCCTCGCAGATCACCATGTTCGCCGACGACTCGGTCGACTGCGCCGGTCCGGTCGTGGCGGGCCCGAGCCTGCACGACTGGGCTCGTTTCGTGCACACGTTCGCGGGCAAAGTGCCCGAGTGGGTGGAAAAAGAGGCCAAGCGGCTCGGCCCCGACTCCTACCCGTCACGTGCCTTCTACGGGCACTACCTGCAGTGGGTGCTGCGGCACCTGCTCAAGACCACTGTGGACCATCTGTCGATCGAACTGCACGCGCTCACGGCGACCTCGCTGTCCGACGACTCGGACGGCACGCAGACCGTCACGCTGTCCGACGGCAGCACGCTGGAGAGCCTGGACGCCGTCGTGCTCACACAGGGCCACCTGCCGAGCATCCCGACCGAGAACGAGAGCACGCTCGCCGACTACTCGGCCCGCCAGGGCCTCGACTACGTCCCGCCGATCAACCCGGCCGACCTCGACCTCGGGTTCCTGGAGCCGGGTCAGCCGACCATCCTCAGAGGACTCGGGCTCAACTTCTTCGACTACATGGCGCTGCTGACCGTCGGCCGTGGCGGGGAGTTTTCCCGTGACGGCAACGGAAAGCTCGTCTACCACGCTTCGGGAGCCGAGCCCAGGATCATCACCGGATCCCGGCGCGGCATCCCGTACCACGCGCGTGGTGAGAACCAGAAGGGCCCGTACGGCCGCCACGACGCGATGTTCCTGACCGCTGACGTCGTCGCCGGTTTCCGGCAGCGCGCCAGCCGCGGGCACCGGGCGAACTTCCGCACGGAGGTCTGGCCGCTCATCGACCGTGAGATCCGCGCGGTCTACTACTCGACGCTGCTCACCGAGCGGCACTGCGGCTGCGACGCGGACACGTTCCTGCGCCGCTACCGCGCGCTGGAGATCGAGGACGCCGGCGACGCGAACCGGTTCGACCCGTTCACTCGGATCGAATCGCAGGCCGAGGAGTCCTTGCTCGAACGCTCCGGCATAGCGCCGGAGGAGCGCTGGGACTGGCACGCGATCTCGAAGCCGTACGGCGAGAAGAAGTTCGCGAACGCGGCCGAATACCGCGAGTGGCTCATCCCCTACCTGTCCAACGACGTGAAGGAAGCCAAGCGCGGCAACGTTTCCAGCCCGCTGAAGGCCGCGCTCGACGTCATGCGCGATCTCCGCAACGAGATCAGGCTGATCGTCGACCACAGTGGACTGTCCGGTGACTCCTACCGTGACGACCTGCTCGGCTGGTACACCCCGTTCAACGCGTTCGTGTCCATCGGCCCGCCCGCCAGGCGGATCGAGGAGCTGGTCGCGCTGATCGAGGCCGACGTCATCGAGATGGTGGGCCCCGGCATGATCGTCGAGACCCCGGACGACGGACTCGGCTTCCAGGTCGGCTCCAGCGAGATCCCCGAGCAGGTGATCCGCGCGACCGCGCTGATCGAGGCCCGGCTGCCCGAGCCCGACCTGCGCCGCACGACCGACCCGCTGATGGGCAGTCTCCTGGCGCGTGGCGAGGCACGGGTCTACCGGATCCCGAGCAACTCCGGCGGGCACTACCAGACCGGCGGGCTCGCGGTGTCCAACCGGCCGTACAACCTGGTGGGCGCGGCCCGGCAGCCGCACCCGCGCCGGTTCGCGTTCGGCGTGCCGACCGAGGCCGTGCACTGGGTGACCGCGGCGGGCATCCGGCCAGGGGTCAACTCGGTGATCGTGGCCGACGCGGACGCCGTGGCGCGCGCCAGCCTCTCGGCGGCGTCACTGCGCTTCAGCCAGGCGGCCGGCCTATGA
- a CDS encoding prephenate dehydrogenase/arogenate dehydrogenase family protein, with product MGGTGAVGGLFAGRLRGSGAEVTIVDASAGGDITKIDAALAEELGKADLVVLAVPEPVALKALSGISHAMRPDALLVDTLSVKEPFVTAAREYDDGEMLSVNPMFAPSLGFEGRPVAAVVVRDGPRGRELVRLIESWGARVVEVTEHEHDRLAGASQALTHAAVLSFGLALTELDVGIEELSAIAPPPHKTMLALLARVASGTPEVYWDVQAGNPQAVPARKALAGNIHRLAEMVETGNEAAFTTVLDSLRDFLGTDLVHYQDLCAEAFKTL from the coding sequence GTGGGTGGTACGGGGGCGGTCGGCGGCTTGTTCGCCGGCCGCCTCCGGGGTTCCGGGGCCGAGGTGACCATTGTGGACGCTTCGGCCGGTGGTGACATCACGAAGATCGACGCCGCGCTGGCCGAGGAACTCGGCAAGGCCGACCTCGTGGTGCTGGCCGTCCCGGAACCGGTGGCGCTGAAGGCACTCAGCGGCATCTCGCACGCCATGCGGCCGGACGCGCTGCTGGTCGACACACTCTCGGTCAAGGAGCCGTTCGTCACCGCGGCCCGTGAGTACGACGACGGCGAGATGCTCAGCGTCAACCCGATGTTCGCGCCCTCACTGGGTTTCGAGGGACGGCCGGTGGCCGCGGTCGTGGTCCGTGACGGGCCGCGCGGCCGGGAACTGGTGCGCCTCATCGAAAGCTGGGGCGCACGCGTCGTGGAGGTCACCGAGCACGAGCACGACCGGCTCGCCGGCGCCAGCCAGGCGCTGACGCACGCCGCGGTGCTCTCGTTCGGCCTCGCGCTGACCGAGCTCGACGTCGGGATCGAGGAGCTCAGCGCGATCGCGCCGCCGCCGCACAAGACCATGCTCGCCCTGCTCGCCAGGGTCGCTTCGGGCACCCCAGAGGTCTACTGGGACGTCCAAGCGGGCAATCCGCAAGCCGTTCCGGCACGGAAAGCCTTGGCGGGCAACATCCACCGTCTCGCGGAGATGGTGGAGACCGGGAACGAGGCCGCCTTCACGACGGTTCTCGACAGCCTGCGTGACTTCCTCGGCACCGACCTCGTCCATTACCAGGACCTGTGCGCCGAGGCCTTCAAGACCCTCTGA
- a CDS encoding class I adenylate-forming enzyme family protein, translating to MTLSIETILSPDQRAKLSADETVGGGNLLPSAIAYSSAPDKPFLRTERPVINTDGQPQHEFSLLELDQLVQSWSVWYRGKGVSPRDRVAVYFEDSFAYSVHFYALAQIGAIAVLINSNASKEIAHSLIRQTTPVGLYIDQARYDKIGAGELDLQWITTVEEQPAPPAAVLPPEGRFKHNNEDPVTILHSSGTTGIPKPTIHTHQSITAGPKFRLVDHKENPGALTMTSLPQSHLGCIAYTTYAVLAGANTIAAFDRPGDELIADVAEYKPTAVMSFAHAYSEIPGLKLEPGVLDSVNVWVSIGDAVHEAHIKHILGLRSKDKPQSAFFDRLGTTELGWGVLLKIRNLDTARNDRCAGKPVGVAEVVVLRADGTIAGDNEIGLLGARGPAITPGYWANSDITYRSRLSGYWLTGDNAYRDANGDHFLVDRSVDAIETANGVGYSVFMEEVILADVPDVIDAAVVAGKRDGQIVPVAIVTTGDSVVEADKLLTLANEALVAAGHLPVGVLEIAQYEEDLPVGVTGKVLKRELREKYNALEVYTSAADPRYVASA from the coding sequence ATGACTCTGTCGATCGAGACCATCCTGTCGCCGGACCAGCGTGCCAAGCTCAGCGCTGACGAGACCGTCGGTGGCGGGAACCTGCTCCCTTCGGCGATCGCCTACAGCTCTGCTCCTGACAAGCCCTTCCTGCGCACCGAGCGTCCCGTCATCAACACCGACGGGCAGCCTCAGCACGAGTTCAGCCTGCTGGAGCTCGACCAGCTCGTGCAGAGCTGGTCGGTCTGGTACCGCGGCAAGGGTGTCAGCCCGCGTGACCGCGTCGCCGTCTACTTCGAGGACTCGTTCGCCTACTCCGTGCACTTCTACGCCTTGGCGCAGATCGGCGCCATCGCGGTGCTGATCAACAGCAACGCGTCCAAGGAGATCGCCCACTCGCTGATCAGGCAGACCACCCCGGTCGGCCTGTACATCGACCAGGCGAGGTACGACAAGATCGGCGCAGGCGAGCTGGACCTGCAGTGGATCACGACCGTCGAGGAGCAGCCCGCTCCCCCGGCGGCCGTGCTGCCGCCGGAGGGCCGGTTCAAGCACAACAACGAGGACCCGGTCACCATCCTGCACTCCTCGGGCACCACCGGTATCCCGAAGCCGACCATCCACACGCACCAGTCGATCACGGCCGGTCCGAAGTTCCGGCTGGTCGACCACAAGGAGAACCCGGGCGCGCTCACGATGACGTCGCTGCCGCAGTCGCACCTCGGCTGCATCGCGTACACCACGTACGCGGTGCTGGCGGGCGCCAACACGATCGCGGCCTTCGACCGTCCCGGTGACGAGCTCATCGCGGACGTCGCGGAGTACAAGCCCACCGCGGTGATGTCCTTCGCGCACGCCTACTCCGAGATCCCGGGCCTCAAGCTGGAGCCCGGCGTGCTCGACTCGGTGAACGTGTGGGTGTCCATCGGTGACGCCGTGCACGAGGCGCACATCAAGCACATCCTGGGCCTGCGGAGCAAGGACAAGCCGCAGTCGGCGTTCTTCGACCGGCTCGGCACCACCGAGCTCGGCTGGGGCGTGCTGCTCAAGATCCGCAACCTCGACACGGCGCGCAACGACCGGTGCGCCGGCAAGCCCGTCGGGGTCGCGGAGGTCGTCGTGCTCCGTGCCGACGGCACCATCGCGGGAGACAACGAGATCGGCCTGCTCGGGGCGCGTGGCCCCGCCATCACCCCCGGGTACTGGGCGAACTCCGACATCACCTACCGCAGCCGCCTGTCGGGCTACTGGCTGACCGGTGACAACGCGTACCGCGACGCCAACGGCGACCACTTCCTGGTCGACCGCTCGGTCGACGCCATCGAAACCGCGAACGGCGTCGGCTACTCGGTCTTCATGGAGGAGGTCATCCTCGCCGACGTGCCCGACGTCATCGACGCCGCGGTCGTGGCGGGCAAGCGGGACGGGCAGATCGTGCCCGTCGCGATCGTCACCACCGGCGACTCGGTCGTCGAAGCCGACAAGCTGCTGACCCTGGCGAACGAGGCTCTCGTCGCCGCCGGTCACCTGCCCGTCGGTGTGCTCGAGATCGCGCAGTACGAGGAGGACCTCCCGGTCGGCGTGACCGGCAAGGTGCTCAAGCGCGAACTGCGTGAGAAGTACAACGCGCTGGAGGTCTACACCTCCGCCGCAGACCCGCGCTACGTCGCCTCGGCGTAG
- the aroF gene encoding 3-deoxy-7-phosphoheptulonate synthase, with protein sequence MSESLLVFAAGTNVDGWLQHFDSTGTTANSVKLGDSIVVIAKGPGTEIPAPAGLPAPKHEVASKGDFRLGRRELRPEGTIVTIGDAKVGDGSVAVFAGPCAVENREQMMATASVAAQYGSVGLRGGAFKPRTSPYSFQGLRWAGLELLEEARAHTGLPILTECVDPRHVERLAETIDGFQIGARNMQNFELLSEVGKAGLPVVLKRGFGCTVDETLAASEYITAQGNDQVVLCERGIRTFEHSTRFTLDLSAVALMKQRSHLPVMVDPSHSVGIPALVEPMTLAAAAAGADALLIDIHVQPEQALCDGKQALVPEAFRGLMTKLELLAMGIGRKMGGVVRPAPDFA encoded by the coding sequence ATGTCTGAGTCGCTCCTGGTTTTCGCCGCCGGCACCAACGTCGACGGCTGGCTGCAGCACTTCGACTCCACCGGCACCACCGCGAATTCAGTGAAACTCGGGGATTCCATAGTCGTGATCGCCAAGGGCCCCGGCACCGAGATCCCCGCACCGGCCGGGCTGCCCGCCCCGAAGCACGAGGTCGCCTCCAAGGGCGACTTCCGCCTCGGCCGCCGCGAGCTGCGCCCTGAAGGCACCATCGTCACCATCGGCGACGCCAAGGTCGGTGACGGCTCCGTCGCCGTCTTCGCCGGGCCGTGCGCGGTCGAGAACCGCGAGCAGATGATGGCCACCGCCTCGGTCGCCGCGCAGTACGGCTCCGTCGGCCTCCGCGGCGGCGCGTTCAAGCCCCGCACCTCGCCCTACTCGTTCCAGGGCCTGCGCTGGGCCGGGCTCGAGCTCCTGGAGGAAGCTCGCGCCCACACCGGGCTGCCGATCCTCACCGAGTGCGTCGACCCGCGGCACGTCGAGCGCCTCGCCGAGACCATCGACGGCTTCCAGATCGGCGCCCGCAACATGCAGAACTTCGAGCTGCTCTCCGAGGTCGGCAAGGCGGGCCTGCCGGTCGTGCTCAAGCGCGGTTTCGGCTGCACGGTCGACGAGACGCTCGCCGCGTCGGAGTACATCACCGCGCAGGGCAACGACCAGGTCGTGCTGTGCGAGCGCGGTATCCGCACCTTCGAGCACTCGACCCGGTTCACCCTCGACCTCTCGGCGGTCGCGCTGATGAAGCAGCGCTCGCACCTGCCGGTGATGGTCGACCCGAGCCACTCGGTCGGCATTCCCGCGCTGGTCGAGCCGATGACGCTGGCCGCGGCGGCCGCCGGCGCCGACGCGCTTCTCATCGACATCCACGTGCAGCCGGAGCAGGCGCTCTGCGACGGCAAGCAGGCACTGGTGCCCGAGGCGTTCCGCGGCTTGATGACCAAGCTGGAGCTGCTCGCCATGGGTATCGGCCGCAAGATGGGCGGCGTCGTCCGGCCCGCCCCCGACTTCGCGTAA